From Gimesia panareensis, the proteins below share one genomic window:
- a CDS encoding mannose-1-phosphate guanylyltransferase, whose product MLHTVVMAGGSGTRFWPQSRTAMPKQLLKLVGEETMIQETVTRCRPLSQADQTWIATNATLAPEIQRQLPQLNPEHILVEPVPRNTAPCIGLAAIHLLKQDPEATMLVVSSDHVIRPASGFQQTVQHAVNLIDEDSETLVLIGVPPNVPATGYGYIQTGAEISPATGPGMKVAAFKEKPDLETAQQYLDSGEYLWNCGIFVWKAQTLLQALKKYEPEMHSALNRIAASIGTPEYATVLAEEFASMKSISIDYAILEHSRESLAVVPAEFEWDDVGNWSTLQKYFPTDENGNTVVGLHCGIKTSDSIIRTTDDHLVATFGVSHCLIVHTPDATLIAPRDDEAAIKDLVNALKERGYERYL is encoded by the coding sequence ATGCTGCATACGGTGGTCATGGCGGGTGGCAGTGGTACGCGGTTCTGGCCTCAAAGCCGAACAGCGATGCCCAAACAGCTGCTCAAACTGGTTGGCGAAGAGACCATGATTCAGGAGACGGTAACCCGTTGCCGCCCGCTTTCGCAAGCCGACCAGACCTGGATCGCCACTAACGCGACGCTGGCACCGGAAATCCAGCGACAGCTTCCCCAATTAAACCCGGAACACATTCTGGTCGAACCAGTGCCTCGCAATACCGCCCCCTGCATCGGGCTGGCTGCCATTCACCTGCTGAAACAGGATCCTGAGGCAACCATGCTGGTAGTCTCCTCAGACCATGTCATCCGTCCCGCTTCCGGATTCCAGCAGACAGTTCAGCACGCTGTGAACCTGATCGATGAGGATTCGGAAACGCTGGTATTGATCGGAGTGCCTCCGAATGTTCCCGCGACTGGATATGGTTACATTCAGACCGGCGCGGAGATCAGTCCCGCAACCGGACCGGGTATGAAGGTAGCTGCCTTCAAAGAAAAACCGGACCTGGAAACCGCACAGCAGTATCTCGACAGCGGCGAATACCTCTGGAACTGCGGCATCTTTGTGTGGAAAGCCCAGACGCTTCTGCAGGCCCTGAAAAAATACGAGCCGGAAATGCATTCAGCTTTAAATCGAATTGCGGCCTCGATCGGGACTCCAGAATATGCAACAGTACTGGCAGAGGAATTTGCTTCGATGAAATCGATTTCGATCGACTATGCCATTCTGGAACATTCCAGGGAATCTCTGGCAGTGGTCCCGGCTGAGTTTGAATGGGATGATGTCGGCAACTGGAGCACACTGCAGAAATATTTCCCCACCGATGAGAACGGAAATACCGTGGTCGGACTGCACTGTGGGATCAAGACTTCGGATAGCATCATTCGTACGACTGACGATCATCTGGTAGCGACTTTCGGCGTCAGTCATTGCCTGATTGTGCATACGCCGGATGCCACGCTGATTGCCCCCCGGGATGATGAAGCAGCCATCAAAGATCTGGTGAATGCATTGAAGGAGCGGGGTTATGAACGATACCTCTGA
- the ilvD gene encoding dihydroxy-acid dehydratase, which translates to MTQALNWNSQNLTHGWQRGVTAFYYGLGFSDTDFNKAQIGIGVPLLDGNLCNVHAYSLAKTIAEGCQSAEMIGLPFGTPAVSDNITQGQEGGNASLPSRNMIANAAECVVSAHSYDALIGLHNCDKNGPGFAMALARLNYPGLIVSGGSIMPGCHKGHDISILDVYDSQAAASVGAMEESEADEILRTACPGPGGCGIAASFNTWGIALEAIGLMLPFSSSTPAIDEAKKTECLNVASAVKHLLAENIRPRDILTRKAFENAAATIAAIGGSTNGILHLLALAREAGVDFQLQDIQEILRKTPVYCSFAPRGKKTMVDLHHLGGTPILLKHLLKAGIIDGSCLTVTGKTLAENLADIGDVPADQELIAPLGQPYKEYADMQVCFGNLAPGGIVFKVSSMQESHFTGVACCFDEAKGVVDAVEANQIKPGSVIVLRNLGPVASGMPEVLVATAALTVPELDGKVAFISDTRVSGVSHGAIGVHCSPEAAIGGPIGLVQNGDQISFDLLKGTIQLEISEEELTQRQSDLTVKPVQHTRGYLADFSATTSQAHHGCVSKALLPDCE; encoded by the coding sequence ATGACACAGGCGTTGAACTGGAACAGTCAGAATCTGACTCATGGATGGCAACGGGGCGTTACCGCGTTTTACTACGGTCTTGGCTTCTCTGATACAGACTTTAACAAGGCGCAAATCGGAATCGGCGTCCCCCTGCTGGATGGGAATCTCTGCAATGTTCACGCGTATTCACTGGCAAAAACGATTGCTGAGGGATGTCAGTCTGCCGAGATGATCGGCTTGCCTTTTGGCACGCCGGCAGTCAGTGACAACATTACCCAGGGCCAGGAAGGAGGCAACGCCAGTCTCCCTTCCCGAAACATGATCGCCAATGCAGCCGAGTGTGTGGTGAGTGCTCACTCCTACGATGCCCTGATCGGCCTGCATAACTGTGATAAAAATGGGCCCGGCTTCGCCATGGCTCTGGCTCGCCTGAATTATCCCGGTCTGATTGTCAGTGGTGGCAGTATCATGCCCGGTTGCCATAAGGGGCATGATATTTCCATCCTCGATGTTTACGATTCTCAGGCCGCGGCCTCCGTGGGAGCCATGGAAGAATCAGAAGCCGATGAAATCCTGCGGACCGCCTGTCCCGGCCCGGGGGGATGTGGTATCGCCGCTTCGTTCAACACCTGGGGAATTGCCCTGGAAGCGATCGGCCTGATGCTGCCCTTCAGCAGTTCGACCCCCGCCATTGACGAAGCGAAGAAGACCGAATGCCTGAATGTCGCTTCTGCAGTCAAGCACCTGCTGGCAGAGAACATTCGCCCGCGTGACATTCTGACGCGCAAAGCCTTTGAGAATGCCGCTGCCACCATTGCCGCCATTGGTGGATCGACTAATGGAATTCTGCACCTGCTGGCACTGGCCCGCGAAGCAGGTGTGGATTTCCAGTTGCAGGACATCCAGGAAATCCTCAGAAAAACTCCTGTTTACTGCAGTTTTGCTCCCCGCGGGAAAAAAACCATGGTGGACCTGCACCATCTGGGCGGGACTCCGATTCTGCTCAAACATCTCCTCAAGGCCGGCATCATTGACGGTAGCTGCCTGACTGTTACGGGAAAAACACTGGCCGAAAACCTGGCAGACATTGGCGATGTCCCTGCGGACCAGGAATTGATCGCTCCCCTCGGTCAGCCTTATAAAGAATATGCCGACATGCAGGTCTGCTTCGGCAACCTTGCTCCCGGGGGAATCGTCTTCAAAGTCTCCAGCATGCAGGAATCGCATTTCACCGGTGTCGCCTGCTGCTTCGATGAAGCCAAAGGGGTTGTAGACGCAGTAGAAGCCAACCAGATCAAACCGGGAAGCGTGATTGTGCTGCGCAATCTCGGACCGGTTGCCTCAGGCATGCCAGAAGTGCTGGTTGCGACAGCCGCCCTGACCGTCCCGGAACTCGATGGGAAAGTCGCCTTCATTTCCGACACGCGTGTCTCGGGAGTCTCGCACGGTGCGATTGGCGTGCACTGTTCTCCCGAAGCCGCCATCGGTGGCCCCATCGGTCTGGTACAGAATGGCGATCAGATTTCCTTCGACCTGCTCAAAGGAACGATCCAGCTGGAAATTAGTGAAGAAGAACTCACACAGCGCCAGTCTGACCTGACGGTCAAACCAGTTCAACACACGCGAGGTTACCTGGCTGATTTCTCAGCCACGACGTCCCAGGCCCACCACGGCTGTGTGAGCAAGGCGCTGCTCCCTGACTGCGAATGA
- a CDS encoding UTP--glucose-1-phosphate uridylyltransferase translates to MNNPAAFPEDLFQTLEEFQQKHLLTWWSELDPSQQDELVAQIRKINFAQIQRLYSPGSSADSEESPAQKAERATRPATVVRLTDRQSDSSESTQAIAAGKECLSAGKVGAILVAGGQGSRLGFPHPKGMYPVGPVRQTSLFQILVEQLRARAKQAGQPISYFIMTSDATHDETVAYFQQNQNFGLADENLFFFKQGTMPAVDAQTGKILLESKHRIAVSPDGHGGMLAALKNSGMFDEMRKQGIDTLYYHQVDNPTAIVCDPEFLGYHLKRNAEVSVKVVSKRSADEKMGVVCDVDQKTQIIEYSDLPTHIAEQTDEQGQLLHWAGSTAIHVFNRDFLEQIADNDDQFPFHRANKKVPHLDASGSQVTPETPNAIKFERFIFDVLPVADTVLVYEIDREREFNPLKNAEGQDSPATVQAALKRIASEWLSACDVEVPADCPVEISPLLALDAEDLKSKVAADLTINGPLYLGE, encoded by the coding sequence ATGAACAATCCCGCCGCTTTCCCAGAGGACCTGTTTCAGACACTGGAAGAATTTCAACAGAAGCATCTACTGACCTGGTGGAGCGAACTCGATCCGTCACAGCAGGATGAACTGGTCGCACAGATTAGAAAGATTAACTTTGCACAGATCCAGCGGCTTTATTCACCCGGTAGTTCTGCAGACAGTGAAGAGTCCCCTGCTCAGAAGGCAGAGCGGGCCACGCGCCCCGCGACCGTCGTACGTCTGACAGACCGTCAGTCTGATTCTTCAGAGTCAACTCAGGCGATCGCAGCCGGAAAAGAATGCCTGTCAGCAGGAAAAGTGGGAGCGATTCTAGTGGCGGGAGGACAGGGTTCACGTCTCGGTTTTCCTCACCCCAAAGGCATGTATCCTGTCGGTCCGGTACGTCAGACCTCCCTGTTTCAGATTCTGGTTGAGCAATTGAGAGCGCGGGCGAAGCAGGCAGGTCAGCCGATCAGTTATTTCATTATGACCAGCGATGCCACTCATGATGAAACCGTGGCCTACTTCCAGCAAAACCAGAATTTCGGTCTGGCAGATGAGAACCTGTTTTTCTTCAAACAGGGAACCATGCCCGCTGTTGACGCACAGACCGGAAAGATCTTACTGGAAAGCAAACACCGCATCGCCGTCAGCCCGGACGGTCATGGAGGCATGCTGGCGGCTCTCAAGAATTCCGGTATGTTCGATGAGATGCGCAAACAGGGAATCGACACGCTCTACTATCATCAGGTCGACAATCCGACTGCGATCGTCTGTGACCCGGAATTCCTGGGCTATCATCTGAAGCGGAATGCCGAAGTCTCCGTCAAAGTGGTCTCCAAACGCTCTGCAGATGAAAAGATGGGAGTTGTCTGCGATGTGGACCAGAAAACCCAGATTATTGAATACAGTGATCTGCCAACTCATATTGCAGAACAGACTGATGAACAAGGCCAACTGCTGCACTGGGCCGGCAGCACCGCCATCCACGTGTTTAATCGGGATTTCCTGGAACAGATTGCCGATAATGACGATCAGTTTCCATTCCACCGCGCCAACAAAAAGGTGCCGCATCTCGATGCATCCGGATCTCAGGTGACCCCTGAAACGCCGAATGCGATCAAATTTGAACGCTTCATTTTCGATGTGCTGCCGGTCGCAGATACCGTTCTGGTCTATGAAATCGATCGCGAACGCGAATTTAACCCGCTGAAAAATGCGGAAGGACAGGACTCGCCTGCGACCGTTCAGGCTGCTCTGAAGCGGATTGCCTCTGAATGGCTCTCGGCCTGCGACGTCGAGGTCCCCGCAGACTGCCCCGTGGAGATCAGTCCGCTGCTGGCGCTGGACGCAGAGGATCTCAAATCGAAAGTTGCAGCGGACCTGACGATCAATGGCCCCCTCTACCTCGGAGAATAA